In the genome of Serratia symbiotica (Periphyllus acericola), the window TCGTTAAGAAAAGAGTGGGTCAACTAATGGAACAGCACTATACCCCTGATTTCCGTGCAATGATGAAAGTGTACGCAACCAACTATGCGCAATGATGTCGTTTGCTGCCACACAACGACAAAGTGGGCGAAACAGTGACTTATCAGGTGAACGCAGCGGCGTTGTGGAATAAATCGAACTTTTGGCCGGGACGAGGATCAGATCACTCTCCTTCTGTCAAAATAGCGACATTCCGTGGCCCAGCAAAAGTTCAACATCACCAACTGGAAGGCTTACAACAACGCCCTTATCACTCGGGGTTCACTCACTTGCTGGGGGGATGAAACGGCACTTCACGCCTGGTACTGCGAGGCAAAACCTTCTCTGCGTGGTCGCCGACACCATTATTCCGATATGGCAATCACCAGCGTATTAATGCTGAAACGGATTTTCGGCCTGACACTTCGCGCCCTCCAGGGCTTCGTCGACTCCAGTGTCACACTGATCAAAGTGCCGTTGAACTGCCCGGACGACACCTGCATCAGTAAGCGGGCGAAGTCTGGCCATGTCCCGTTTAAAACCGCAACGCCGGGTGAAATTGCGCACCTCGTTATCGACTCTAGCGGGCTCAACGTGTTGGGTGAAGGGGAGTGGATGGCAAAAAAACACGGTCAGGAAAAATGGCGGATCTGGCGAAAACTGCATTTGTCCGTAGATACAGAAACACATCAGGTCATCTGTGCTGACCTTTCCTTGAGCAATGTCACCGACACCGAAGCCTTCCTAGGTCTCATCCGCCAGAGGTACCGTAAAATCAAAGTCGCCTTCAAGCGGTGGCGAACCAGCGCGTTACCAGAGACAACACACGGTGGAAAAGTATCACAGGCTACCACCGACGTTCGATAGCGGCAACAGCGAGATACAGAGTAAAATAGCTATTTGGTCACCTGTCGCTGCGAGATTATGATGGGCAAGTTGCAGAGGCGCTGGCCATGATCTGTGCATTAAACAAGATGCCGCTCACCGGTATGCCAGAAAGTGTACGCCTTGCCTGAAAGATGCCCATTCAGGGGAATCTTTTATTCTAAATCTGATTTATTCAACAAAGCCATTCCATCGTAAAAATGTATAGTGCGCTGTGAAAATTGGCGAAGATGAACCATAATAATGAAGTGCCACGAAATTAACTTACGAAAAAAGAGACCCATTGATGACACAACCTCAACATCGATACGATTTACCACGGATTATTTTTGGTGTGCTGTTTATCGCCACCATGATCATCGCCAGTTTTTGGATTATCCAGCCGTTTATTCTCGGCTTATCCTGGGCTGCGATGGTGGTGATCGCAACCTGGCCATTGCTGATCAAGTTGCAAAAGCTGCTGTGGGGGAGACGCTCGCTGGCAGTGATGGCCATGACGCTGCTACTGATCTTGCTGTTCATTCTGCCAATTTCTCTGATGATCGGGAGCCTGGTGGATAACAGTGGCCCGGTTATCGCTTGGGCCAGCACGCTCGGCAAGCTGCATATGCCTGATCTTGTCTGGCTGCAATCCCTACGGATGTTCGGTGACAAGATCTATAACAGTTATCATGCCTTGGTCAATGCTGGCGGTGCCGCGCTGCTGGCAAAAATGCAGCCGTATTTTGGCCAAACTGCCACCTGGTTTGTCGCGCAGGCGGCACATATCGGCCGTCTGCTACTGCACTGCACGCTGATGCTGTTGTTTAGCGTGATACTGTATGCGCGTGGTGAGCAGGTGGCGCTCGGTATCCGCCATTTTGCGGTGCGTTTAGGCGCTGAGCGCGGCGATGCAGCGGTATTGCTGGGCGGGCAAGCGATTCGTGCAGTGGCGCTGGGCGTGGTGGTGACAGCCCTGGTACAGTCAGTGTTGGGAGGGATCGGCTTGGCACTGAGTGGTATCCCCGCCACCACTTGGCTGACGGTGCTGATCTTTATCTGCTGCGTGGCACAATTGGGACCGCTGCTGGTGCTGGTGCCAGCCATCATCTGGCTGTACTGGAGCGGTGATACCACTTGGGCTACGGTACTTGTGATATGGAGTTGCGTAGTCGCCACGTTGGATAACGTACTGCGGCCAATGCTGATCCGCATGGGGGCTGATTTGCCAACGCTGCTGATCCTGTTAGGAGTAATCGGCGGCCTGCTGGCCTTCGGTTTGATCGGCCTATTTATCGGCCCGGTGGTACTCGCTGTGTCCTACCGCTTACTCACAGCCTGGATGGATGAAGCAGCTAAGCCGACCACCACGCTGCAAGATGTAGCGATCAATCTGGAAGAGAGCTAGCCCTCCTGCTACTGCTCAGTTCGCCGGGCAGTATCTCTATTATGTCTATCTTATTACTCCCCGTCGCTTTGAGTCGGCGTTGTTGAATAAATCGGATTTGGAATAAAGAGTCCCCTGAATGGGCATCTTTCAGGGGACTCTTTATTCCAAATCCGATTTATTCAACAACGCCACTTTTATAGCGTATGTACTGACTTTGATGTTGAGCTGGTCGAGCTGGATGGTGAATGCGATCACGTGCATTTGCTGATTAACTACCCGCCAAAGCTGGCAATATCAAACTTGGTCAACAGTCTTAAAGGCGTCTCTAGCAGACTGCTTCGCCGTGACCGCCCCGATATAGCCCAGCGCTATTACTGCAAAGGTGTTCTGTGGACACCGAGTTATTTTGCAAGTAGTTGCGGTGGGGCGCCGATATCGATCATACGGCAATACATTGAGCAATAGCAAACACCCAGTTAGTCGGAAAACCGCGCCTTATTATCCTCGCCATGAAGGACGGGGCTTTACGGAGCACCAGGTAACAAAAAATAAATACTTATGCAGAAATTTTTTGCCCAACTGATTAGCGTAAAAAGGTTAATCCAGAGTGATATGTGATCCTGATCACACAATTATAGACGATGAGTTTATATTTCTAAGTTTGCACCCATTATAGTACATTAGGCGACACGCAAACGGGACGAGCAATAAACGCGCAACCTTAACCTTTAGATTTAGTTTACCGCACGGATTGACACAATTCCGCTTGACGCTTGGTAAGGTTTTTGTAATTTTACAACGCATCCTTTATTCACTAACAATAGCTGGTGGAATTATGACTATCAAAGTAGGGATCAACGGTTTTGGCCGTATTGGTCGCATTGTTTTCCGTGCTGCTCAGGAACGTTCTGACATCGAAATCGTTGCAATCAACGATCTGTTGGACCCAGAGTACATGGCTTACATGCTGCAGTATGACTCTACTCACGGCCGTTTCAACGGTACTGTAGAAGTTAAAGATGGCCATCTGGTTGTTAACGGCAAGACTATCCGTGTTACCGTAGAAAAAGACCCTGCTAACCTCAAGTGGAACGAAGTGGGCGTTGATGTAGTAGCGGAAGCGACTGGTATCTTCCTCACTGACGAAACCGCACGTAAGCACATCGTGGCGGGCGCAAAGAAAGTTGTAATGACAGGCCCGTCCAAAGATGCGACCCCCATGTTCGTTCGTGGTGCTAACTTTGAAAAGTACGCTGGCCAGGATATCGTTTCTAACGCCTCTTGCACCACCAACTGCCTGGCTCCACTGGCTAAAGTTATCAACGATAACTTCGGCATCATTGAAGGTCTGATGACCACTGTTCATGCCACCACCGCAACTCAGAAAACTGTTGATAGCCCATCTCTGAAAGACTGGCGTGGTGGCCGTGGTGCCTCCCAGAATATTATCCCTTCTTCTACCGGTGCCGCTAAAGCGGTAGGCGTAGTTCTGCCTGAGCTGAAAGGCAAGCTGACCGGTATGTCATTCCGTGTTCCGACGCCAAACGTATCGGTAGTTGACCTGACCGTGCGTCTGGAAAAACCCGCTACCTATGAAGAAATTAAGAAATTCATCAAGGATGCTGCTGAAGGTTCGATGAAAGGCGTGCTGGGCTACATTGAAGATGATGTGGCTTCTACCGATTTCAACGGCGAAACCCTGACTTCCGTGTTCGATGCCAAAGCCGGTATCGCATTGAATGACAAATTTGTGAAACTGGTTTCCTGGTACGACAACGAAACAGGATACTCCCACAAGGTTCTGGATCTGATCGCTCACATCTCCAAATAATGGCATGATGGCAAGCGGGTGAAAGAGGGCGACATCAATGCCGCCCTCTTCGCTGCTGTTTAGCCGAACAAGAGGCCAAATAATGAACGAGAAAATTTTCAGCCTGCCCGTAACCACACAAATCTCTCCTTATATCAGCCAGCGCTAGCTCGATGAATTGGGTATAGTGGTTGTTTCACATCCCAAGGTTCGGGAGGCTGTTGCCCTAACAGGGCGCACAACTATTAGGCCTGGCAACCCAGTGGCACTAAGCCAATAATCTGGCTTAGCGCTAATACCCCTTTCAAAACAGGCCAAGCGCTCCATGGCGGCGTGCCAATCTGCTGGCCTTGGTTTGGAGCTGTAGCACAACCGTTCGCACCCAGCCCTTGTGCATGGCGGGCCACGATGAGGACGAGAACGGCGTTATTCTGACCTTCACGCTGAAAGACAATGAACAAACCTATAAGCGGTGGCCGCCCGCTTTTACGCTGATTGCCCGCTTCAAGTTGGGCGTGAAATGTGAGATCTAGCTGGAATCGTACAGCGACTATCAGGCGACTGCTGCGCTGCATACCTACTTCCAAATCGGCGATATCGCGCAGATACAAGTGGCGTCCCTTGGCGAAAACTATATCGATAAAGTGGCAGGTGGTCTCCCAGAATGTCAAACTGGCAACCTGCGGTTTATCGGCCAGACAGACCGTGTCTACAACCAACCAGAAGCTCTCAGCTTGATCACAGATCCAGCGCTACAACGCACCCTTGAAGTTTATCACCATCATATGAGTGATTTGATCGCCTGGAACTCTGGGGTTGAATTGTCATGCAGCATGCCGGATATGACCAATGACGGTTATAAAACAATGGGGTGCGTGGAAACCAGCCGCATCAGCAAGCCACTAGTCGCTGCTGGCGAACAACCCGCACGTCTAGCAGTCACCCTCTGCAGCAGGAAAAACACCTAAGCTTTTCAAGGTAGCAACATATTGCTATCTTGCCAGCCTACGTCCGGTAACCACCAATAACGTGCAAAATAGGCGCGCAAGCACCCTTCGAATTAACGTTAAATTAGATGGTATAGCTTGCAGAAGCAACCCGGCATAGGATTTATCCACCTGCTGTTATCCAACCTAAGCAAAACCTGCTCTCGTACCTGTACCATAAAGCCGAAAGGCAATCCGTTAGCTAACCCCATAGAGCCAGCGCCGGCTTGTTCCGGCATGCAACCAACATCCGGTTATCTCATTGATTCTTATTGCTATCAATTCAGTACTCCAGCTGGAACGCTGATAACCAAAGTCACCCGGTTAATGCTTTACGAACGCGCGCAGCAGTTCGCAAATGTGTTCAAACGGCCAGCGACGTCCACGTCCGGCAGAAAAAGACCTAAGGCCCTCCACACCATATAGCGCAAAGCGTCCAACGGACGAACGGGCGCAGCAGAGCTTTCTGGCGACGTCACTGACTCTGTCACCCCGATGCACAGTAAAAAGACTGGCGGCACGCCAATGGCCATTCGCTTTCGTCCCGCCGTACGGGAATTCACCACGCGGGTATAGCGCAATCTGGGGATTTCTGCCGCCGAGCTGGTCAACATGGTGGTCGAGGGAGTCATGCTCCATACACTGACCCCACGTCAAGCCACCGTTACGCATATGTATGACCGCTTATGGCAGTTGATGGACGCACACAGGCTGAGCCTGACAAACGTGGCTACGCTTCTGGCTGATATAAACATGGGGGTTAGCGTGCTGGAGAGCCGGGAGCGCAAGCTGGATTACCTGACCACGCCAGTTATCGGTCATATCGCAGCCTTGTTTTGCGTCTCCCCCGACTGGCTTGAAGGCACCGGTGACCATCCAGTAAGGCCGGTCATGCTGACCCATTGCTCCGAGGTGGCTGACCCACTTTTTTCGGCCAGCGAAGTAACCGCTCCCACCATTAACCTGGTGCGCTGGGAAAGCAACCCGCCAATGTACGGTACTATCAGCCACAAAGACGACATTATTTTCTGCATCAGCCGCCTGAATAAGATCAACGGAATTAACCTTCGGGTGATTGATTTCACCGGCGTCATGCGCAATACAAAGATAGAGAATAAAGGCACGGATGCGTTTCTGGCTTTCTGTGAAACAGTGGCGTTGTTGAATAAATCGAACATTTGGCCGGCACGCGGATCAGATCACTCTCCTTCTATCAAAATAGCGACATTCCGTGGCCCAGCAAAAGTTCAACATCACCAACTGGAAGGCTTACAACAACGCCCTTATCACTCGGGGTTCACTCACCTTCTCGGTGGATGAAACGGCACTTCACGCCTGGTACTGCGAGGCAAAACCTTCTCTGCGTGGTCGCCCACCACATTATTCCGATATGGCAATCACCAGCGTATTGATGCTGAAACGTATTTTCGGCCTGACACTTCGCGCCCTCCAGGGCTTCGTCGACTCCATTGTCACACTGATCAAAGTGCCGTTGAACTACCCGGACGACACCTGCATCAGTAAGCGGGCGAAGTCCGGCCATGTCCCGTTTAAAACCCCAACGCCGGGTGAAATTGCGCACCTCGTTATCGACTCTAGCGGGCTTAACGTGTTGGGTGAAGGCGAGTGGATGGCAAAAAAATACGGTCAGGAAAAACGGCGGATCTGGCGAAAACTGCATTTGGCCGTAGATACAGAAACACATGAGGTCATCTGTGCTGACCTTTCTTTGAGCAATGTCACCGATATGGAAGCCTTCCCAGGTCTCATCCGTCAGAGGTACCGTAAAATCAAAGTCGCCTCGGCGGATCGGGCTTAGGATACGCGAGTGTGTGATGATGAGTTAAGGCGCAAGAGGCTCAGGGCGTTAATACCGCCCAGCAGCGGAGCCCGTTATTGGTTGGCAGACTATGCAGAGCGAAATCAAGCGGTGGCGAACCAGCACGTTACCAGAGACAACACACGGTGGAAAAGTATCACAGGCTACCACCGACGTTCGATAGCGGCAACAGCGAGGTACAGAGTAAAACAGCTATTTGGTGGTCACCTGTCGCTGCGATATTATGATGGGCAAGTTGCAGAGGCGCTGGCCATGATCTGTTCACTAAACAAGATGACGCTCGCCGGTATGCCAGAAAGTGTACGCCTTGCCTGAAGGCTGCCCATTCATGGGACTCTTTATTCCAGATCCGATTTATTCAACAAAGCCGCAAAAGCATGCGGATGTGGGAAAACCATGATCTGGATGACAATAAGGATAAATCATGAACAAAACCGTGAATGTACCAAGCTATTTCCAACCAACCTACAAAGAAGTAACCGTCAAAGTACCCACCGGGAACACCAAACGATTTCTTGGACTCATTAAAAGGTTTACCCTATCTGTCACCGATCACTACCGAGGAGCTAGCGATGAAACTGTTCTATAAAGCGGCTGCCTGTTATCTGTCTGCGCATATCGTCTTGCGTGAGGCTGGCCTGGATTTTACGGCGGAAAAAGTTGATTTGGTGCAGAAGAAAACCGAGAGCAGCGCAGATTATCTGATCATCAACCCTAAAGGACAGGTGCCAGCAGTGCTGCTTGATGATGGCAGCCTGCTGACCGAGGGCGTGGCCATCGTACAATATTTGGCTGACTGCGTGCCGGATCGCGATCTGATGCCAGCAGCAGGCACCCTGTCGCGCTACCATGCGATTGAATAGCTGAATTACATTGCTACCGAGCTGCACACGGGATTCAGTCCACTGTTCAATCCTAAAACGCTAGATGAGTACAAGGCCATCGCCCGAGCCAAGCTTGAGCAACAGTTCAGCTATTTGGACTCGGTGCGGGCTAAACAGCACCAACTGCTAGGAAGCCGTTTCAGCTTGGCAGATACCTATCTGTTTACCGTGCTGCGCTGGGCGATGACCTTGCAGTTTAATACCAAACACTATGCCCATCTGATTGCTTGGTTTGATCGCATCGCCGCGCGGCCAGCAGTCATTGCGGCATTAAACGCCGAAGGGATGAAGTTAGCTGTGTCCGGTAAACATCACGGACCCGGTTCATGGGCTGTTTACAATTTCACCGCTTTAAATTCACAGCGCGGTTGTACGATCATATCCTGTGCGGCAACAACCTGCAGTTCATATTCCCCCATTTGCTGAGTTGTCAGTATCACCTCATACACTGAGGCAGCGGTGTGCTCTAATGCCTTGTCCAGCGTCTTTCCTTTTAACAAATTCACCAATAGCAGGCCGCTGGTCAGATCGCCCACGCCAACTGGCTGCCGCGTACCGAAGTCTACCAGCGGTCGGCTGATGTGCCAGGCTTCATCCGCCGTCACTAGCAGCATTTCGAAAAAATGATGACGATAACCGGCGCGGCTTAGATGCTTGACTAACACTCGCTTAGGCCCTTGGGCGATCAAAGCATGAGCAGCGCTTACCGCCTGGCCCACATTGCAGATCTTCCGCTGGCTCAACAGTTCCAGCGCCAGTAGATTTGGCGCGCTGATGTCGCTGCACGGCAGCGACTGCTCACAGTGGAACTTAGCCACACCCGGTGCCACGATACAGCCCTTTTCAGGGTGCCCCATGACCGGATCGCAGAAATACTAGGCGTTCGGATTAGCTAGCTTGACCTGACGCACAATCGCTAAAATATGGCTACCTTGTTCCGCCGAGCCCATATAGCCACTCAGTACCGCATCACAGTGCTTTAGTTGAACAATATCAGCGATCCCCTGAACGATTTCGCTGAGGTAGTTAGCTGACATCACGCAACCAGCCCATTTGCCGTACTGGGTATAATTGGAAAATTGCACGGTGTTTAGCGGCCAGACGTTAACACCCATGCGACGCATGGGAAAAACCGTTGCGCTGTTACCGGCATTACCAAACACCACATGTGACTGGATAGAAAGAATGTTTTTCATCTCACCGTGCCTTGCTTAAAATTAAGGGGCCGCCAACCCTCATGTTCTAATTATTTCCAGTCCACCAAGCAATAATGCTTTTTACCGCGACGCAGCAACGTGTAACGGCCAAACAGACGGTCTGCATCGCTGAAGGTGTATTCTGCATTGGATTGCTTCTCGCCGTTGATGCTCACCGCATTAGAAACGATCATGGTGCGCGCCTGGCCGCGCGACGGCACCAATTCAGCATTTACCAGCGCCTGTTGCAGATCAGCATCCCCTGAAAGCTTGATAGTTGGCATTCCGTCCTGCGCCAACTGGGCAAAGTCCGCCTCGGTCATGTCGTGTAACGCACCGGAAAATAGGCTTTGAGTGATACGCTTAGCAGCAGCTAAACCTTCGGCACCGTGCACCGTGCCAGTCGCTTCCTCCGCCAGCACGTACTGGGCGCGCGGGGCCTGATCGCTGTTCTTGTCTTCTTCTTCTAACGCATTGATGTCTGCCAGGTTCAGGAAGGTTAAAAACTTCAGGAAACGGTAAACATCGGCATCTGCCGTGTTGATCCAAAATTGGTAGAATTTGTAGGGGCTGGTTTTCTCCGCCGATAGCCAGACTGCGCCACCTTCGGTCTTGCCAAACTTGGTGCCGTCCGTTTTGGTGATCAGCGGCACAGTCAGGCCGAACACGGGTTTCTGATGCATCCGGCGGGTCAGATCGATTCCAGAGGTGATGTTGCCCCATTGATCAGAACCGCCGATCTGTAACTCTACTTGATGGCGGTGATACAACTCGCTGAAATCAAAACCCTGCATCAGGTTGTAGGAGAATTCAGCGAAGGAGATACCAGAGTCATCACGATCCAGACGCTGCTTGACCGCTTCCTTGTTAATCATCTGGTTCACAGAGAAATGTTTGCCGATATCGCGCAGGAAAGTCAGCACGTTCATGCCGCCGAACCAATCATAATTGTTGGCGGCGATGGCGCTGTTGCTGCCGCAGTCAAAATCAAGGAACGGAGAAACCTGCTGGCGGATTTTTTCCCCCCACTGGTTCACCGTCTCGCTGGTGTTTAGCTTACGTTCAGTTGCCTTAAAGCTGGGATCACCGATCAGGCCGGTGGCCCCCCCCACCAATGCGACCGGTTTATGACCAGCCAATTGGAAACGCTTCAGGCACAGAAGGGGAACCAGATGACCCAAATGCAAGCTGTCCGCAGTCGGATCGAAACCGCAATACAGTACAATTGGCCCTTGCGCCAGTCGCTCTATTAATGCATCCTCATCCGTTATCTGGGCAACGAGGCCCCGCTCTTGCAGTTGTTTAATCAAGTCGCTACTTGCCATCAATGACTCCATGTATAAACGAATGCACCTTTACCGGTACAAGCTCCTTCGCCCTGCGGCGAAAACAAAAATCAGGGTAGCGCATAGGATAAAGCGCTGCCGATGCCAGTGCCAGCACTCAACAGGGATTTTCTTTCTTCAGGGCGCTAGGCGATCAATTTTCCAGTCATTTTCGCTCCGCTGATACAGGAAACGGTCATGCAGACGGTGGGCACCGCCCTGCCAGAATTCGACTGAATCGACTTTTACACGAAATCCTCCCCAAAAACTCGGCAATGGTACCTCACCTTGTTGGAATTTATGCTTAAGTTCGAGGAATTTGCTTTCCAGCACGCCGCGTGTGGAGATGCGCGATGACTGTTGGGAAACCCAAGCACCAATCTGGCTGTCTTTTGGTCGGCTGTGAAAGTACTTCAGCACATCCAGCGTTTTCAGGCGTTCCACTTTGCCGAGGAAGATCACCTGGCGTTCAAGCATGTGCCACGGGAACAGCAGGCTGATATGCGGATTTTGCGCCAGTTGCTGCGCTTTGCGGCTACCTAGGTTGGTATAAAACACTAAACCTTTATCATCAAAATGTTTCAACAACACGATGCGCTGATAAGGTTGTCCATTTTCGTCTACGGTAGCAACGCACATGGCGGTAGGATCGGCCAGACGTGCATAGCAGGCTTGCTTCAACCAGCGTTCGAACAGGTCAAGCGGATTGACACTCAGATCGTTGCGACTCAGGCCGCCACTGGTGTATTCACGACGCAGGTTCGCAATATCAAACCCATTGTTTCCATTCATAAGCTTTACCAACCAGCCAAAAAATATGGTTACATGCTGAAGCGCTCTAACACCACCATAAGCCACTCAGCTAGCCTGTACACAGTCGCTTATCATTACCCTGCCATTACGCTCGACATGGGTGTTCCCCCTTACGATTAGAAAGTGTACTTGCCATCGTTATACTTAACGCCAGCCCCTCTTTCAGGTGCAATAACTAACCACCCAGTAAAAAGCTGACCTCGCTCGCTTTAGCGTCCAATGCTGCCGGCAGCGGCGTGGTACTGCACTGATAATATAACGTTTGATTATTTTATGGCATAAAAAACGGCAAGATGACAGCACTAACGCGCCGGTGACTAATATGACCTTTTGCATGTTATTGCTTCTTAGAAAAATCAATCCAGGCATGTCTATGCCTAACGGAGCTAACAGTCAGTTAAAGGCAAAACCGGATAAATTCCACACAGTAGAGTAGCGTTTCAGCGTTTCACGGCTGGCACCCGTTACCGACGGCAGGTTGCCGGATAGGCCGGCTAGCGTGCGGAACGCTAGCCAGGCAAACGCCAGCGCTTCCATACTCATCACCGCTGATGCCGAAATTGTCGGTCAAACTGACCTCGGTACCCGACAGCATCGCCGACAGCCGGGCCGTCAGCAATAGATTGCGCACCCCGCCACCGCATACTAGCAGACGCTCACATCCCCCGGCCAATTGCACTTGCTCGCAGAGGGTGATAGCCGTCAACTCAACCAGTGTGGCCAGTACGTCAAGCGGGCTAATCGCCGGTGATCCCGCCAGTTGTTGTTCCAACCAGGCGATATTGAAATATTCGCGACCCGTGCTTTTTGGCGCAGGCCGCGCAAAATAGGGGGCAGCCAGCATCTGCTGTAGCAACGGCAAATAAACGCGCCCCTGTATCGCCCACACCGCTTCCTTGTCATAA includes:
- the ydiK gene encoding AI-2E family transporter YdiK gives rise to the protein MTQPQHRYDLPRIIFGVLFIATMIIASFWIIQPFILGLSWAAMVVIATWPLLIKLQKLLWGRRSLAVMAMTLLLILLFILPISLMIGSLVDNSGPVIAWASTLGKLHMPDLVWLQSLRMFGDKIYNSYHALVNAGGAALLAKMQPYFGQTATWFVAQAAHIGRLLLHCTLMLLFSVILYARGEQVALGIRHFAVRLGAERGDAAVLLGGQAIRAVALGVVVTALVQSVLGGIGLALSGIPATTWLTVLIFICCVAQLGPLLVLVPAIIWLYWSGDTTWATVLVIWSCVVATLDNVLRPMLIRMGADLPTLLILLGVIGGLLAFGLIGLFIGPVVLAVSYRLLTAWMDEAAKPTTTLQDVAINLEES
- the gapA gene encoding glyceraldehyde-3-phosphate dehydrogenase: MTIKVGINGFGRIGRIVFRAAQERSDIEIVAINDLLDPEYMAYMLQYDSTHGRFNGTVEVKDGHLVVNGKTIRVTVEKDPANLKWNEVGVDVVAEATGIFLTDETARKHIVAGAKKVVMTGPSKDATPMFVRGANFEKYAGQDIVSNASCTTNCLAPLAKVINDNFGIIEGLMTTVHATTATQKTVDSPSLKDWRGGRGASQNIIPSSTGAAKAVGVVLPELKGKLTGMSFRVPTPNVSVVDLTVRLEKPATYEEIKKFIKDAAEGSMKGVLGYIEDDVASTDFNGETLTSVFDAKAGIALNDKFVKLVSWYDNETGYSHKVLDLIAHISK
- the tyrS gene encoding tyrosine--tRNA ligase; translated protein: MASSDLIKQLQERGLVAQITDEDALIERLAQGPIVLYCGFDPTADSLHLGHLVPLLCLKRFQLAGHKPVALVGGATGLIGDPSFKATERKLNTSETVNQWGEKIRQQVSPFLDFDCGSNSAIAANNYDWFGGMNVLTFLRDIGKHFSVNQMINKEAVKQRLDRDDSGISFAEFSYNLMQGFDFSELYHRHQVELQIGGSDQWGNITSGIDLTRRMHQKPVFGLTVPLITKTDGTKFGKTEGGAVWLSAEKTSPYKFYQFWINTADADVYRFLKFLTFLNLADINALEEEDKNSDQAPRAQYVLAEEATGTVHGAEGLAAAKRITQSLFSGALHDMTEADFAQLAQDGMPTIKLSGDADLQQALVNAELVPSRGQARTMIVSNAVSINGEKQSNAEYTFSDADRLFGRYTLLRRGKKHYCLVDWK
- the pdxH gene encoding pyridoxamine 5'-phosphate oxidase; amino-acid sequence: MNGNNGFDIANLRREYTSGGLSRNDLSVNPLDLFERWLKQACYARLADPTAMCVATVDENGQPYQRIVLLKHFDDKGLVFYTNLGSRKAQQLAQNPHISLLFPWHMLERQVIFLGKVERLKTLDVLKYFHSRPKDSQIGAWVSQQSSRISTRGVLESKFLELKHKFQQGEVPLPSFWGGFRVKVDSVEFWQGGAHRLHDRFLYQRSENDWKIDRLAP